The window CTTATTAGCTGTGAGCGTGACCTTTTGTAACCGTGTTATTGGTCAAAGTTGCTGATAAGTGGTGAGACTTCCGGGTAGCGAAATGACTGATCGTCTCCAGCAGTTTAACGATATGCCTTTATCTCAGCCTGGTATAGACTGATTTGTCAAAAACTCTGGTTTATCGTCGTTATCTTAGACCGGCAATGGCTACTCACGGTTGCCACATTAAACAGATACTCACTCTGAGTTCGAAAACATGTCCATGTACGATTCAGATGATGGTAATTCGTCGTggacagccatgtttttcagcAAACActaacaaaatcaaattttatattttattcataGCCCGGTCACTTAAATTTCTTCGTTCTACAGAAGATCCATGCAGTTTCAATTCCAGATATGGTTGGGTTTCTTTGTAGCACTAGAACGTATTCTTCCACTATCATAGTTTTTTGAAAGTAAAGAATGATTTCGATTTAAAAAAGGATAGATATTTCAATATAAAACCGCTTCTTCTTAAAATTCTTCTCCCTCTTTATGCCTGGCTGACTGACGTCTtaaaagcctggttttcactataGCGACTCTAGTATAAGTACAAAAATAagcagcttatgctagtgaacaGGAACATcaacataagcatcaaaatcaaccacagcaaccgccattttgttcaaatgttcaAACGCAGGGAATCTAGAACGTGTGCTTTAATTGACCAGAcgcaacaaatttccttgtgcttatgctgcgtttcgttttcacacgacgcaagcgaagGCAAGAATTATCGCAAGCACTGCAATtgcaagaaaaaggaaaaattctgATCATTGTGCTCGAGCTTGCGCTTTTATTCTTCAGCGTCAACCACGTTTtattttcacggtgaaataagggCTCGTATGATTGCACTTGTGTtggcgtcgctagtgaaaaccacgCTTTAGTCATTATATTCTCTAAATACATTAAATTGCCACTTGTATTCTTTCGAGGAAACTGATAGCTTACGAATTTTGATAGGTTTTTATACTTAATGTAAACGCTGAAAATTGCAGTTCATGAATTCTATAACAAATATGAAGGCTTTACCTTAGAACGCTGGATttatttaagaaagaaaagtcTTACAACTGCTTTCACTACAGGATGCTTTCGTTGACTGGATAACGTAACATTTATTGAAGTGCAAGATTTCCTCATCCGTGTTTTCTTCGCCGGATTTATTGTCCGAGTCCGCTCTGCCATGGCCTTACAGTTCAGTAGGTTTCGTTTGTACCGCTGAGCGGTAAAGAATTAAATGACCCTAACTTGAAAACTGAAAGTGTTAATTCAAGCAAACTACAGTTAAATAGAATCAATGGTTTGGCGAAAAATGCATGTTAAATTCCTTTTCGGCTAGATAATTCCCAAATTTTAAAGCGTTTGACTCTTATTTTTATCGGAAAGAGTTGAAGGTTTCGCTATCTCGGGGAATTTCAAACTGTTTTCAAATTCCATCAACCCGAGGCTTAGCATTCTAGGGATGCTTAGGCGCGAGAAACCAGGCTGTGAGAATCAAATGCTTACACCGCTCTCtgcattgattttatttttattctttgttTCTTGACCCTGAAGAAATATCTCCGTTTTCCCCAGTCTTTCAGTCCAAAGGAATATTTTTTCCCTAATCGAAGAAGCAGTTGATAAGGAATGTGCCGAGGTTGTAATATTTGACAATTCAAGCTATAAAACAACAACTTTGGATTGAAAAGCTTCGAACTATCATCGGACAAATGAAATTTTCGATGGATTCAGCAAAGATTCATCGCGATATTAGAACAGAAACTTTCATGGATTATCTTGTGAGGTGTTTATCCGTTTACGCCGTTGCTGGAATAGGATTGTTTCTGATAGTAAAATACTTCTTTGTTGGTAAGTATGGAGTAAAGCAATTTTGTAAGAGTGTCTTCATATTACAGACTGCACAATCCCCGCAAACAAAAAAACGTTCATTAAACATTATAATCAGATCATTGTTTGCTCGAAAAGTGTAAGTAAGTTTCGTTAATTAAGTTTCATAAAATTTGTCTTTTGGGCAGACTTAAACGTTTGGAAAATAGCGATTTACCCAACATTACCGTAATTTTATGTGACATAAAGTAATGAAAAGTGTCGTCTTTTTTTCGGTCTGCGTTCGTAGCGCCACGCACATAACGTGCTGTTAAGTTGAGTGAGTGAAAAAAGTGCGTTTACTCTACGCGCATAGAGTGCTGTAAAGTTGAGGACGCGCGAAAAGTCGGTTTACTCCACGCGCAAAGCTTGCTGCCAACTTAAGCAGGCGCTAAAAGTGCGTCAACAGTTTGAAACTCCCTAACTATTTCTGTAACAACAGAACCAAGAAAAATAGAGCCATTTCACCAGCCGATAAAACATTTCAAGAGTTCCTTTTGCTTTTTGACAGTTGTTTCGCTTACTGGCGCTTATAAATGAGGCCACAAAGCGTGAAAGGCATTGCTTGTGAAGCAACAACTTGACTTATCActcaaagcaaagaaaaagaaggcaaAATACGAAAAAATCGGAGCAACGATAgacaaagaaaaagacaaaaaatcacTACACTATaactgaaaatcaaagatttttGCATTGTTCAATGCCCTTGAAATGTTTTGGTTGTGACGAGAAtagatactccaaaataaggcgAGATACTTAGGTTTGTGTATATAAAGTGCCAAACGATCTCATTGAAGTTTTCCTAAGTTAAAAAAATGTGTGAAAGGAGAGTGTCACCAGAACAATTTATGAAGGCTAAACATTTCGACTCAGCgcttaaccctaatcactagAGATCAGTGCCTAACCCAGTAGTTATTCCCTGCCTAAACAGAGTGCTTTTTTTATCTGCCAAAGCGGGTTAACACCTGAGGTTGTCAGGTATTGTCGCGTAACGTGTCACAAAatgtctcaccttattttggatTATCCATTCGAGTCATAGCACAAATGTTTGTTTTGGGTCTCTCTGCAGGTACCgaaaagcattgtgtttttggtcacttgggatcaGTCTATATTAGGAGTTAAATGATTAgactgtaatgtgaagtgctaattttgtaccccatatgaaccatgagagcgttagctctactaatggaaatgggccacacaaggacagagaaaaactctgaccagggtgggaattgaacccacgaccctcgggttagatcaccactgagctacaaggtcagacgggagcaggccgtgggaactgaagatcttaaagtcacggcaatgaacatgtacaaggataaggaaggattacgtttttgcaaacgttggccgtatggggtagaaaactagcacttcacattacacgctaatcagttaagtctgttaaaatataagtgcttcgcAATTCACGGCCAACGCTtccaaaaacgtaatccttccttttatttggagttgttttgtttctgtcttttgtttcttttgttttacggaatttctgctccggtactTGCAGCTGccaatgttttgtttctttttcattcGATAGGATCTTTCATCATCTGCCAGCCAATCAACAGAGGCATTAGAGTGAACATCTCTTACAGCCAATCAGAGGCTGACTACGATAGGGCTTACTGCTCGGCGTCCATGACAGATATAAATGACAATCTCATCTTTGCGTCTGAAAATGGGCGAAACGCAATCCAAggaatcacaattctgggaataaaacCTGGAGAAGGGCGTGTCTTATATCAAAAGTTTCTTCCCTATGCATTCCTCATCCAAGCTGCACTGTGTTGTTTTCCAACGGTATTGTGGAAGACGTCAGCGTCGGAAAGCCTTCGTGCTTCGGTAAGATTCGTCGCAGACTTGTCCGAAAAAATTTCATCAACATTACAGTTTTCTCATGGTCTCCATGCTTGCAAGACGGAACAAAGTTACGCGATTCTACCCCAGGATTTAAACGGTCAAGTTCTCTTTTGGCATGGAAAAAAGTTTCTCGCTAGAATTTACACCACAAAGTTAATGCTCAATATTGGAATCTTTATCTTCATAATGTGTTTTTACATGGCTTATCCCAGTTTAAATTACTTCAACATTCAATCACTTTTTATTTGTCACGTACACAAGCAGTCATTGATCACGTGCGCCTTTCGCGACATAgaccttttcaaaatggcgtgGATCGTAAACATAGTTCTCCTCGATATTTCTATAATTATCGTTGCACTGCAAATGATTAACGCTGTTTTCTGCCTTCCGCGAAAGAAGACCTTCTTCTCGCGGCATTTAGGACTGGAAGAAAGAACATCCTCCTTAATGCTAAATGATTCTCATCTAATCTCACATTTCTGTTATGAAAACCTTGCCGTTATGAATTCTGGAATATTTTATAC of the Montipora capricornis isolate CH-2021 chromosome 7, ASM3666992v2, whole genome shotgun sequence genome contains:
- the LOC138055849 gene encoding uncharacterized protein, with amino-acid sequence MDSAKIHRDIRTETFMDYLVRCLSVYAVAGIGLFLIVKYFFVGSFIICQPINRGIRVNISYSQSEADYDRAYCSASMTDINDNLIFASENGRNAIQGITILGIKPGEGRVLYQKFLPYAFLIQAALCCFPTVLWKTSASESLRASVRFVADLSEKISSTLQFSHGLHACKTEQSYAILPQDLNGQVLFWHGKKFLARIYTTKLMLNIGIFIFIMCFYMAYPSLNYFNIQSLFICHVHKQSLITCAFRDIDLFKMAWIVNIVLLDISIIIVALQMINAVFCLPRKKTFFSRHLGLEERTSSLMLNDSHLISHFCYENLAVMNSGIFYTSFGQRKGSYSPLISLESSEEEWNTSPSSPSLSYSTAPQVFGRPTTTNGESK